A genome region from Cucumis sativus cultivar 9930 chromosome 4, Cucumber_9930_V3, whole genome shotgun sequence includes the following:
- the LOC101202914 gene encoding mediator of RNA polymerase II transcription subunit 4 codes for MLQHQIVQSPARLGLTNPNSPSIQNPTPPKLPPSQQSHHQNQSNLSSSTPSSTLLPLLPPLPRAQALLLQMASLASKLFEVSPNRSLWLTAFRGSLPTFLTSQTQSSPSTLLDSTPSSSKEILSLFNVLQTQLFEAVAELQEILDLQDSKQKIAYEIRAKDAALRAFANKLKEAEQVLDVLFDDYADYQRPRRDKTEGDAENESLCSTTVASQLRLSDILSYAHRISYTTFAPPEFGAGQAPLRGALPPAPQDEQMRASQLYNFANLDVGLPKAVESTEKTIEPMIEPPAPVRPDANPLAAIQGLLPPNITVPSGWKPGMPVELPGDLPMPPPGWKPGDPVRLPPMDSLPVTRVDEPQLRPNALPGLHKPPEPIQVRHVQLDILDQDDDSSDYTSDEGSSEDDD; via the coding sequence ATGCTTCAGCATCAAATTGTTCAATCCCCAGCTAGATTGGGGTTGACAAATCCCAATTCTCCCTCTATTCAAAACCCTACTCCTCCTAAATTGCCTCCTTCTCAACAATCTCATCACCAAAATCAATCCAATCTCTCTTCTTCCACCCCTTCCTCCACCCTCCTTCCCCTACTTCCTCCTCTTCCTAGAGCTCAAGCACTTCTCCTTCAAATGGCTTCATTAGCTTCCAAGCTCTTTGAAGTTTCCCCCAATCGCTCCCTTTGGCTCACTGCATTTCGAGGGTCTCTTCCCACTTTTCTTACTTCTCAAACCCAGTCCTCACCCTCTACCCTTCTTGATTCTACTCCCTCTTCTTCGAAAGAAATTTTGTCGCTCTTTAATGTTCTTCAGACCCAGTTGTTTGAAGCTGTTGCCGAGCTTCAGGAGATTCTTGATCTTCAAGACTCTAAGCAGAAGATTGCTTATGAGATACGAGCTAAAGATGCTGCTCTTCGTGCTTTTGCTAATAAGCTTAAGGAAGCTGAGCAGGTACTTGatgttttgtttgatgattATGCGGATTACCAGCGTCCTCGACGGGATAAGACAGAGGGTGATGCTGAAAATGAATCTTTGTGTTCGACTACAGTTGCATCCCAGTTGAGATTATCTGATATATTGTCGTATGCTCATAGGATAAGCTATACTACTTTTGCACCACCTGAATTTGGTGCTGGACAAGCTCCATTACGTGGAGCACTTCCCCCTGCTCCACAAGACGAGCAAATGCGTGCGTCTCAGTTGTATAATTTTGCAAACCTTGATGTTGGTTTGCCTAAAGCAGTTGAAAGCACTGAGAAAACTATTGAGCCAATGATTGAGCCTCCAGCTCCGGTGCGACCAGATGCTAATCCTCTGGCTGCTATTCAGGGTCTGCTTCCTCCAAATATTACTGTTCCATCTGGCTGGAAACCTGGAATGCCTGTCGAGTTACCTGGAGACTTACCAATGCCCCCTCCTGGATGGAAGCCTGGGGATCCTGTGCGATTACCACCAATGGACTCTCTTCCTGTTACTAGAGTTGATGAGCCACAATTGAGGCCTAATGCTCTTCCAGGATTGCATAAACCTCCTGAACCAATTCAAGTTAGGCATGTTCAATTGGATATTCTTGACCAAGATGATGATAGTAGTGATTACACTAGTGATGAAGGAAGCTCTGAAGATGATGATTGA
- the LOC101222711 gene encoding pentatricopeptide repeat-containing protein At5g02830, chloroplastic, giving the protein MRVFLILGSSSASIAGPRRYRHSHCKAPKSSLSNLSPTGTHLPFSSHTSTRHSPPALLSSVELDIAGASSGGRIPIQHYAGVASKLAEGGKLEDFAMVVESVVVAGVEPSQFGAMLAVELVAKGISRCLREGKVWSVVQVLRKVEELGISVLELCDEPAVESLRRDCRRMAKSGELEELVELMEVLSGFGFSVREMMKPSEVIKLCVDYRNPKMAIRYASILPHADILFCTTINEFGKKRDLKSAYIAYTESKANMNGSNMYIYRTIIDVCGLCGDYKKSRNIYQDLVNQNVIPNIFVFNSLMNVNAHDLNYTFQLYKNMQNLGVPADMASYNILLKACCLAGRVDLAQDIYREVKHLETTGVLKLDVFTYSTIVKVFADAKLWKMALRVKEDMQSAGVSPNMVTWSSLISSCANSGLVELAIQLFEEMVSAGCEPNTQCCNTLLHACVEGRQFDRAFRLFRSWKEKELWDGIERKSSTDNNLDADSTSQLCNTKMPNAPSHVHQISFVGNFAFKPTITTYNILMKACGTDYYHAKALMEEMKSVGLTPNHISWSILVDICGRSHDVESAVQILTTMRMAGVDPDVVAYTTAIKVCVEGKNWKLAFSLFEEMKRFEIQPNLVTYSTLLRARSTYGSLHEVQQCLAIYQDMRKSGFKSNDHYLKELIAEWCEGVIQKNNQQPVEITPCNKIDIGKPRCLILEKVADHLQKSFAESLTIDLQELTKVEARIVVLAVLRMIKENYALGESVKDDIFIILEVNKVETDLVPQNFEVRDAITRLLQDELGLEVLPTGPTIALDKVPNSESSKISHTTKLKGTMGRNKYFTRKPADVQRLKVTKKSLQDWLQRNR; this is encoded by the exons ATGCGAGTCTTCCTCATCCTCGGCTCTTCCTCCGCTTCCATTGCCGGACCTCGCCGCTACCGCCACAGCCACTGCAAAGCTCCCAAATCGTCTCTATCCAACCTATCTCCTACCGGAACGCATTTGCCGTTCTCTTCACACACCTCCACTCGCCATTCCCCTCCAGCTCTTCTGTCCTCCGTTGAATTGGACATTGCCGGCGCCTCATCCGGCGGAAGAATTCCTATCCAACACTATGCCGGTGTCGCATCGAAGCTCGCCGAGGGCGGGAAGCTTGAGGATTTTGCAATGGTGGTGGAAAGTGTGGTCGTCGCTGGTGTTGAGCCCTCGCAGTTCGGTGCGATGTTGGCTGTTGAGCTTGTAGCGAAGGGGATATCGCGGTGTCTTAGAGAAGGAAAGGTATGGAGTGTCGTGCAGGTCTTGAGGAAGGTCGAGGAGCTTGGGATTTCGGTTTTGGAGCTTTGTGACGAGCCTGCCGTAGAATCGCTGAGGAGAGATTGTCGCCGTATGGCCAAGTCTGGAGAATTAGAAGAACTTGTCGAGTTGATGGAGGTTCTTTCCG GTTTTGGTTTCTCAGTCAGAGAAATGATGAAGCCGTCCGAAGTAATTAAACTGTGTGTTGATTACCGTAATCCTAAAATGGCAATTAG GTATGCTAGCATTTTACCACATGCAGATATATTGTTCTGTACAACTATAAAtgaatttggaaagaaaagggACTTGAAATCTGCTTACATAGCATATACAGAATCCAAGGCTAATATGAATGGTTCTAATATGTACATCTACCGCACAATAATTGATGTGTGTGGTCTCTGTGGCGACTACAAGAAATCGAGGAACATCTATCAG GATTTGGTCAATCAGAATGTCATCCCGAATATATTCGTTTTCAACAGTCTCATGAATGTAAATGCCCATGATTTGAACTACACATTTCAACTATACAAAAATATGCAG AATCTTGGTGTACCAGCTGATATGGCCTCGTATAATATCCTTCTCAAGGCCTGTTGTTTAGCAGGAAGAGTTGATTTGGCTCAGGACATTTACAGGGAAGTAAAGCATTTGGAAACAACAGGTGTGTTGAAGTTGGATGTCTTCACCTACAGCACAATTGTAAAG gTTTTTGCAGATGCAAAATTGTGGAAAATGGCACTTAGAGTCAAAGAAGACATGCAATCAGCTGGAGTCTCCCCAAATATGGTGACCTGGTCTTCGTTGATAAGTTCATGTGCTAATTCGGGTCTTGTTGAGCTGGCTATCCAATTGTTTGAAGAGATGGTTTCAGCAGGCTGTGAACCTAATACTCAGTGTTGTAATACCCTATTACATGCTTGTGTCGAAGGTCGCCAGTTTGATAGAGCTTTTCGTCTATTTCGCTCCTGGAAGGAGAAGGAACTCTGGGATggtatagaaagaaaaagtagcaCCGACAATAATTTGGATGCAGATTCAACATCTCAATTGTGTAATACGAAAATGCCTAATGCTCCATCTCATGTACATCAAATCAGCTTTGTAGggaattttgcttttaaacCCACAATTACAACATATAACATTCTAATGAAGGCTTGTGGTACTGATTACTACCATGCTAAAGCTTTGATGGAGGAGATGAAAAGTGTTGGACTTACGCCCAATCACATTAGCTGGTCAATTTTGGTTGACATATGTGGACGATCTCATGATGTGGAAAGCGCTGTACAG ATCTTGACAACTATGCGAATGGCCGGTGTCGATCCTGATGTTGTTGCATACACGACAGCTATCAAG GTTTGCGTTGAAGGTAAAAACTGGAAGCTGgcattttcattatttgaagaaatgaaaagatttgAGATACAGCCAAATTTA GTGACCTATAGTACACTTCTCAGAGCCCGCAGTACGTATGGTTCATTACACGAAGTTCAGCAATGCCTTGCTATATATCAGGACATGAGGAAATCAGG GTTCAAATCCAATGATCATTATCTCAAAGAGTTGATTGCGGAGTGGTGTGAAGGAGTTATACAGAAAAACAATCAGCAGCCAGTTGAGATAACTCCCTGCAACAAAATTGACATTGGGAAACCACGATGTTTGATTCTTGAAAAAGTTGCCGACCATCTGCAGAAGAGCTTTGCCGAAAGCCTTACAATTGATCTTCAGGAGCTAACAAAG GTTGAAGCTCGAATAGTTGTTCTTGCAGTTTTACGAATGATCAAGGAAAATTATGCATTAG GAGAATCAGTAAAAGATGATATATTCATCATCTTAGAAGTGAATAAAGTTGAAACAGATTTAGTTCCACAGAACTTCGAGGTGAGAGATGCAATAACCAGACTCTTGCAAGATGAATTAGGGCTTGAGGTTCTTCCTACAGGACCTACAATTGCTCTTGATAAAGTACCAAATTCAGAAAGCTCAAAAATTTCTCATACAACAAAACTGAAGGGAACTATGGGAAGGAATAAGTACTTCACTAGGAAACCAGCAGATGTACAGAGGCTAAAAGTCACCAAGAAATCACTCCAAGATTGGCTGCAAAGAAATAGGTAA
- the LOC101222473 gene encoding DNA topoisomerase 6 subunit A — protein sequence MADKRKRRRSELNSEDEAQLPFKNKLKPDSFILQILKELSDASTASSSSSSKTLDDLGLSSSCREVTDLSLSSVQATIESVILKIARSILSGNGFAFDVPSRSGANQLYVPELDRIVLKDKTALRPYANISTVRKSTITTRILQLVHQLCIKNIHVTKRDLFYTDVKLFQDQTQSDSVLDDVSCILGCTRSSLNVIAAEKGVVVGRLIFSDNGDMIDCTKMGMGGKAIPPNIDRVGDMQSDALFILLVEKDAAYIRLAEDRFYNRFPCIIVTAKGQPDVATRLFLRKMKMELKLPVLALVDSDPYGLKILSVYGCGSKNMSYDSANLTTPDIKWLGIRPSDLDKYKIPEQCRLPMTEQDIKTGKDLLEEDFVKKNPGWVEELSLMVKTKQKAEIQALSSFGFQYLSEVYLPLKLQQKDWL from the coding sequence ATGGCCGACAAGAGAAAACGCCGGCGATCTGAACTGAATTCCGAAGACGAAGCTCAACTTCCCTTCAAGAACAAACTCAAGCCTGATTCCTTCATTCTTCAAATTCTCAAAGAGCTCAGTGACGCCTCCACTGCctcatcttcctcttcatcCAAAACCCTTGACGACCTCGGCCTCTCCTCCTCCTGCCGCGAGGTGACCGATCTTTCGCTTTCGTCCGTGCAAGCCACAATTGAGTCTGTGATCCTTAAAATTGCTCGTTCCATTCTTTCCGGCAATGGTTTTGCCTTCGACGTTCCTTCTCGATCGGGGGCCAACCAGTTGTACGTTCCAGAGCTCGATCGAATCGTTTTGAAAGATAAAACTGCCCTCCGTCCCTACGCCAATATTTCTACTGTCCGAAAATCCACCATTACTACTCGCATTCTTCAGCTTGTCCACCAGCTCTGCATAAAAAACATCCACGTAACCAAGCGAGATCTGTTCTACACGGATGTGAAGCTCTTCCAGGATCAGACTCAGTCAGATTCTGTGCTTGATGATGTTTCTTGCATTCTCGGTTGTACAAGGTCGAGTCTCAATGTGATTGCTGCAGAGAAAGGGGTGGTTGTGGGAAGACTAATTTTTAGTGACAATGGAGATATGATAGATTGTACTAAAATGGGTATGGGAGGAAAAGCGATTCCACCAAATATTGATAGAGTTGGAGATATGCAGAGTGATGCATTGTTTATACTCTTAGTTGAGAAAGATGCTGCTTATATTAGGTTAGCTGAGGATAGATTCTACAATCGTTTTCCATGTATAATTGTGACGGCTAAGGGACAGCCAGATGTGGCCACAAGATTGTTcttgaggaagatgaagatggagCTGAAGCTCCCAGTGCTTGCCCTTGTGGACAGTGATCCATATGGGTTGAAGATTCTATCTGTCTATGGGTGTGGATCAAAGAATATGTCTTATGACAGTGCTAATTTGACTACTCCTGATATCAAGTGGCTGGGGATTAGGCCGAGCGATTTGGATAAATATAAGATACCTGAGCAGTGCAGGTTACCAATGACAGAGCAGGATATTAAGACTGGGAAAGATCTGTTAGAGGAAGATTTTGTCAAGAAGAATCCTGGTTGGGTTGAAGAGCTCAGTTTAATGGtgaaaacaaagcaaaagGCTGAAATTCAAGCATTGAGTTCATTTGGTTTTCAGTATTTGTCAGAGGTTTATTTGCCATTGAAGCTGCAGCAGAAGGATTGGCTGTGA